In Candidatus Hydrogenedens sp., the genomic window ACCAACCATCGCTCCAAAAATAATATTTGCCTGCGGACCTAATATCTCCCGTAACTTGTTGCCTGCACGATGAACTTCATCAATCTTCATATCAGAACCACCATGGATATTTAATATGGCACCCTTGGCTCCTACAACACTTTTGCAATCTAATAAATTGCACTCAATTGCACGGAGGACTGCTTCCTCTGCCCGCTTCTCACCTCTGGCAAAACCAATCCCAAGGTGAGCCCGACCACTATTTTGCAAAATAGTACGAACATCTGCAAAATCAATATTTATCAATTGTCGAATTTTGATTAAGTCAGTAATTGCACGAATACCATTATGCAATACTTCATCCACCTTTAAAAAGGCTTCCTTCACTGTTAAATCTTTCAGTGCGACAACACGGTCATTAGGAATGACAATTAAAGCATCAACATGTTCCTTCAATAGTTTAATCCCCTCATAAGCATCTCGCCTCCGTTTAGGTCCTTCAAACTCAAACGGAAATGTTACCACTGCTACTGTTAATGCACCTAATTGTTTTGCAATCTCCGCCACAATCGGTGCAGCTCCAGTCCCAGTTCCACCTCCCATGCCTGCTGTTAAAAACACCATGTGAGCCCCTTCCAACGCTTCCCGTATCGGTCCACGGTCTTCTTCTGCTGCAGATAAGCCTACTTCAGGAATTGACCCCGTCCCTAATCCATCTGTTAATCGGGCACCTATCTGAATTTTTATCGGAGCCGGCGACGCAGATAATGCTTGATAATCAGTATTTATAGCAATGAACTCTACTTCTTCCATCTTTTGTTCTATCATTCGCTCCACAGCATTTCCACCTCCTCCACCTACACCACATACTTTAATAAGTATTTTCTTGCCCGGAAAATCTTCTTTTCCTGTCATAACTCCGGAAAACCCGTGAACCGGCGGAGAGATTCTCTCCTCCTGTGTTTCTACTTTTTTCCCTTGCTCTTCATAATTCTCAGGGTCAATAAGTGTAAATCTCTGCGTCATCTCTTTATCCTCCTCGGGCTAATACCCAATGTATTATATTTTTATTTGTAAATAATATCATCATTGAACCTAAGGTCTAAATATTCAGAACACGACAACCGTGTTAAATCGACTTTATTTAATGCAATAGAAAAATTCTGAACCTGACGCTTTAAGTTTTCCCGCTTCCATCGAGTTTCACAGGGAACTTCATTAAAGAAAACTTTTAAATTATTACCATCTTCAACAACAATCTCCGAAATA contains:
- the ftsZ gene encoding cell division protein FtsZ; this translates as MTQRFTLIDPENYEEQGKKVETQEERISPPVHGFSGVMTGKEDFPGKKILIKVCGVGGGGGNAVERMIEQKMEEVEFIAINTDYQALSASPAPIKIQIGARLTDGLGTGSIPEVGLSAAEEDRGPIREALEGAHMVFLTAGMGGGTGTGAAPIVAEIAKQLGALTVAVVTFPFEFEGPKRRRDAYEGIKLLKEHVDALIVIPNDRVVALKDLTVKEAFLKVDEVLHNGIRAITDLIKIRQLINIDFADVRTILQNSGRAHLGIGFARGEKRAEEAVLRAIECNLLDCKSVVGAKGAILNIHGGSDMKIDEVHRAGNKLREILGPQANIIFGAMVGREPREEICITVIAAGFPEEQKDNEFIPKTITNISNIDLISPVENDEKIDVQLDESVNKKSKETPVDDTIKNKKEGELFPEEVLNNAEEEKRNGKPTLNSVPTWIRQYVKLSKDEEEKK